gcACAAGCCAATCACTAGGTGTCTATCACCCAGCCAAAAATCAATTTTCCCCACATCGAGTTTGAAATACCTGCTGATGTAGTCTTGCTGATTATAATCTTGCTGATTATAGGGCTGCTCAATAGACATCCTCTGCGCTGTGGTTTAATCATATTTCATCTCCATTACAGTGACGTTTAAGAAATGGAAACAGTGTAACCGACAAACTCATTTGATGAAGAGTGTAATGCACTGCAGAGAAATCTTTTCTCATTCTAACTCACGATAGAACAACTACTCTGGGATAAACTGTTACTAACTTATTTGTGTTTTTTGTACCAGTCTGACACACTGACATCAGTGTGATTTGGAATTCTTTGCACTAGACCTGGGGCATGTTCCTGGGACGTGTTTCTGGAATCTTGGGAACGATGCTGCCTTCCCGAATATATTTAACTTCATTCATAACCTTGCTCCTTGGGCAGCTGCAGGGAGGTAagtgtgaatgttacttcagAACAGTGTATTCAAAAGCCTTGAGAAAGTTGCTCATTCTGTGTGTTGTTCAGTGATGTCAGTACATTACTAGCAAGAAATGACAGTGTGGAGTGGAGAGGGTTGGCTTTAAAGCTTATAAAGGGTATCATCAAAGCCAGTTCAGACAAACCCTTCTCTTCTGCCAAGTGATAAAATCTCAAGGTAAATCAAGAAGTTAGCAGCAAAAATAACTTTTACTCCCAAAGGATCATTGAGTTGTGAAATAAGATGGGGTATTAATGTGCACAATGGAAATGGGATTAAGATGCAATTAGAACATCAAGATGCATGAATAAGTGAAAAATGACTTGTGCAACAAATTaatgtgatctggaatgtgctgcctgaaataGTGgtaaaagcagattcaataataacttccaaAGGGAATTCAATAAATACTCAAGGAGGGAAACATTTTCAGGGCTTTGGGGAAAAgagaaggggagtgggactaattgggcaGATTTTTTAAAGAtctgttgggggtagtatattaacatggatagaagattggctaactaatgtaagacagagagttgggataaggagggcattttcaggatggcaacctttaagcagtggagttccacagggatcagtgctggggcctcaattatttacaatatatattaatgatttagatgagggaagtgaatgtactgttgccaagtttgcagatgacacaaaaataggtgggaaggcaagtggtgaggataacacagagagtctacaaagggatatagacaggttaagtgagtgggcaaaaaggtggaagatggaacataatgtgggaaagcactttgacaagaagaatagaggagctgaatattatttaaatggagaaagactgcagcacagagggattgagggtccttgtgcatgaattccaaaagctaacatacaaattcaacagataatagggaaggcaaatggaatgttggcctttatttcaaagggaatggagtataaacatAGGGACGTCTTGTTAaagctagttagaccacacctagaatactgtaaacaattttggtccccttatctaaggaaagatatactggcattggaggcagtccagagaaggttctctaggttgatcctggggatggagggagtatcagatcagccatggtctcattgaatggtggagcaaacttgatgggctaaatggcctacttctgctcctaagtcttatggtcttatggacacaggcacaatgggttgaatagcctcctcctgtgctaaaTGAAGCCGTCCTTTCTGGGGAAAACATGCCAAGCTTTCTAGCAATAATTAAGCAAAGAAGGCTTTGCTGGCTTGGTCATGTGTGCAGAATGGATGGTGGCCGCATTCCCAAGGATACACTAAGAAGGGAGGTACCCCGTGCCAAGAGAGCAGCAGAGGGTCCAAAGATCTGATTCAAGGTTGCTGTCAAAAGAAACATGAAAGCTCTAAACAGCTTACACAACTTACAAGAAACTGTGATAAAtaggagaaaatgctggaaaaactgagctggtccgacagcatctgtggagagagaaacagagttaacattttgagtctgtatgactcttcttcagagcttataTTAAATGAGAAACTGTAGCTGATTATCAATGCAAATGGCGACACCAGTAGGAATTCGCCATCACAATGACATGGTTTCAGAAGCTCCAAAGCAAATGCCAGTCCTGCAGCCAAGGCAGGGATCTCCTGCACCATCAGTAAGGGACAACTTCATGGGCGGCACTTGTGGCAGACGTTGCCTTTCCCGAATCAAAAGAATCAGTCATCAAAAGAAACACCACAGATGACCTCATCTGTCCTCAGCAAAGTTCTGAGGCTGCATTCACATCAGCTCTTGCAGACGGAAGGTTCACAATCAAACTGCTGTAAGAGCCTACGATTCCCACTCAGCTCCTGGTAACGCTGCAAGTCAGTGCTCTTACAGGCAAGATAGTCCTGGCTACGCAACAATAACTTTGCATTTGTTAGCCTTTGTTGTGTGAAATCACCTCAAGCACTTATGAACAGGAAGCCATTTAACTTTTCAAGCCTGTTCCAACATACAATGAGATCatagcagataaaagcaaaaaactgtggatgctggaattccaaaacaaaaccaaaaatacctggaaaaactcagcaggtctggcagcatctgctgtgaggaacacggttaacgtttcgagtccgaatgacccttcaagttagttctgctgaagtgtcatttggactcaaaacattaactgttcctctccgcagatgctgccagacctgctgagtttttccaggtatttttgcttttgttttacaatgagatcatggttgatctgtgactTAACTCCATAAACCCACCTTTGCCTCATTTCCTTTCAtaactttggttaacaaaaatctaaatAGATAAAATTCCAGTAGACCAACAGAAAGAAGTTTTCAGTGCTTTGCTGGTGTACAGCTTTCCCTGGGTAAACTCCAGGTGTAACATTGCACACACTTGTGGCTCTGAATTCTTGGTTTCCCAACCTGCACCTGTGTACTCTGGAGGGGTAACTGGGATTGGGATGACCTGTGGAGAAAGAGACTGCACAGCATGTTGGTCAAACAGAAACAATGGTATGGATTTCTCATAAACTCTGCTGTACAGAAATGGGTTCCTGCACTTAGCACACAACCAGCTAAACAACATTCACTGAGGTGAAAGGCTGGTGTCTGGACTCATCACATCACCCAAGCCTTAAAAAAAAATAGCTTTCTGTTATTTTAATATGTGTTTAATTCCCTTTCAGCGTTTGCACGTACAATACCAGTGACTGGATTCTTGCATCGACCTATTTGTCTTGCAGTGGAGAATAAGATTGAGTTGAGCTCAGTGCAAACCATCAAATGGCAGAGAAGCAACCAGTTAATAGTCCTGTACCAGAACAATGAAACAGACACGCCAGTAATAATCTTTCGCAAGTACAAGGAACGTGTGACCTACATTGCAGAAAACAACTCGCTGCTGATACACCAAGTCAACCTCCAGGATGAGGGTCATTACAAGATAACCACTATACTTAAAACTGggatggaagctgagacattcaTCAACCTGACAGTGCTAGGTCTGTTTATAACATTTTTGTAAACAATTTTAGTCAAAGGTGAGAGTGGTCAATTAGCATCAACACTTACAGTCCCAAATAAAATAGTCAAAGCTCTCTATATGGGACATTGCATCTCACTTAAGCTTGGAAAACCAAGGCTCAGGCAGCATTAATTCCCTCCATAACTTGGTTAGTTTGTGCCATATTTTTGTGGCATATTTTGACCAGTGAAACTTTTATTAAAACAAAATCTTTTCAATCAGAACCCGTGTAGTTGGTGAAAAGGGGGTTGCTCTGCTCAGTGGTACCTCAGAGTAATGCTGTAACATGCAGCACCATCCCGTGCTGGGATGAGGGACTCTGATTGTCCACCCAGTGATGGAACGGGGGAACATGTCTTTGACTTTCAGTCGGGGTCACCAGTAGGGACTAGGGCTCAGCGATACTGAGGCTAACTGCAAAGCCCCAACCAGCTGAAATCAGCGTTGAACTCAGGCCCTCTCTTGTATCTTTGTACTTTAGTAATGCACCAGTTAGTGCCTTTAACATTATCTCCTCTTCCAAGGTGCTGGTGGACTCTGCCTCACATGGACTGTCTTTATTTAGTTCCAGTTTCAGGGCTCAGCATTACGGTGCAGACAGACGACCTTCCCCATCCAACGCTGACCATGAACTGCACAGCCACGAACGGCTCCAACCCCCATTTCTCCTGGTTGAAAGACAACAAAACCCTCCTGGTTGACCTACGAGTCCAATTGTCAACAGAGAACCGCAGTTTAGGAATCACCAACCTGACCAGCTCAGACTGTGGCACTTACATTTGCATCGTCCAAAACTCTATCAACAGGGTCCAGGCTCAGCAGCTGATTACATgtaaggataaagaaagaaatcatttgtatttatataaatATTTTACACCCTTTGGGGCCTCtcaaaatactttacagccaaaTGAAGTCgtttttgaagtctagtcacttaTAATGTAATACAGtaaccaatttgtacacagcaagcttccaaaaatgggaatgtgataatgaccagataaaccgtttttgtgatgttggctgagggatcaaCATTGGCCAGGACGCTGGGGAGAACGCCCTACTCCTCTTCtaaagggatcttttacatccacttgagaggtcAGACAGgacctctgtttaacatctcatctgaaagatggtccCATTGTCAGtgagacactccctcagtaatgcacagggagtgtcagcctagattgggaggggggggggtcaaaTCTCTGGGAACCTTTTCCATAAATGGGCTGTATATACTCCTGGGTCATTATTTAAATGCATCAACTGCATTTATTTAATCTTAGCTGGGATTATCGGAGAGGTCACTTACCATTTATGTTCCTGAGCTGGGCAAAacatctctctgactgtctgtGGAATACAGAAAGTGGATTGTATTGTGTCGACACTGGCATGGAGCTCAGAGCTGTGTCTGAGTACATTTCCCAGTCAAAGGCAGTTAAGAGCTGACTACTGTGGGACTGTACCCTGAAGGGGGAATAAAGAAAAgggaatgtatttttttttaaaaaggaagaaaatgatTGATTGAATTTGTGAATGGGAGCAGTTTGTATTTTAGTTTGTTTCCTCTTTCCCTAGCTGAACATTTCCAGGAATGTTTACACCTGCAACGACGAGTTCTGGTTATTGCTGTAGCTGTGTTGTCTgtgatcggtttcatgatggTTTTTCTTGCAATCAAAAATTACAAAGAGAGGCAATGGGGTAAGGTCATTAATCTGCTGAGTCTGTCACTGAGTGTCTCCCAGAGACTGCAGGAGATAGTTCAGTGTGTTATTGGCAGGTGTGATGAGATGTCAAAGTGGGAGCCTGGGAATCCACTGTgtgagatgctgggagggtgggggaagctCCTCATCCACAGGAGAATTTCCTGACTCGATTACCCATTGGCCTTCGGGTTGCAACACAGGATGTATGGGGGCTTCATTATACATTCATATCTGAGGCAATACCAAGGGGGCCTATCACCAGTGATTTGTTGTACAACAACTGCTTTAAATGGGGACTCAAAAGGCCAGTCAGGTTCTTCGATACTACAAAGGCATCCCTAAGGTTAAGCTGCTCATTTCTGTTTGGATACTGGCTGCATCCAGTCTCTGGGGAAGGGTTTGTTTATCAAATGAATTAAATTGCTGTGAAATATTAAACACAAAAGAAAAGTGCCTGGTGGCAGTAATGAGCACTTCATAAAACTGATCAGTACCTCGGTCAAATAAATCTAGTGCTTTTTACAGACCATGAAGTTGATGTCACATAGTGCTGAGACCAAAGTAAAGTGGAGTTAGAAGTTGGGATAATTGGACCAGGACACACTCTAGTAATTCAGTTCCCTCTCATACATTTTTTAATGTATTACTGTTATAAATTCCTATGtcagcatttatagtagaaattgCCTATGTAAACTTATCACACTGTTGTCACATCCTCCTGCCAGTAGTGGCATTCCAGCATAACTGCAACATGGTAAGTCTACAGTATAACGATGGACATAGAAGTTTATAATAATAAAAATTGAGATGAATTGCGTATGTATTTAAtttgggagaggtggtggtgtggtggtattgtcattggactagtaatccagaggcccagcagggtactgctctggggacccgggtacaaatcccaccctggcagatggtgaaatttgaattcaataaaactctggaatttaaagtctgatgatcacaaaaccattgccgattgtcacaaaaatccgtcaggttcactaatgtcctttagggaaagaaaatctgccgtccttacctggcctacaagtgactccagaccgacagcaatgtggttgactctgaaataccctctgaacaagggcaatcaaggatggacaataagttgtggcctagtcagtgatgccaaGAATGGGACAGGTACTGTCCGTCTCTGAGACAGGTACTGTCCTTCTCTGAGACAGGtactgtctgtctcctgtctctgagGCAGGTACTGTCCGTCTCTGAGACAGGtactgtctgtctcctgtctctgggGCAGGTACAGTCCGTCTCTGAGGCAGGTACTGTCCGTCTCTGAGACAGGTACTGTCCTTCTCTGAGACAGGtactgtctgtctcctgtctctgagGCAGGTACAGTCTGTCTCTGAGGCAGGTActgtctgtcccctgtctctgaGGCAGGTACTGTCCGTCTCTGAGGCAGGTACTGTCCGTCTCTGAGGCAGGTACTGTCCGTCTCTGAGACAGGTACTGTCCTTCTCTGAGACAGGtactgtctgtctcctgtctctgagGCAGGTACAGTCCGTCTCTGAGGCAGGTACTGTCCGTCTCTGAGGCAGGTACTGTCCGTCTCTGAGACAGGTACTGTCCGTCTCTGAGACAGGTACTGTCCGTCTCTGAGACAGGTACTGTCCTTCTCTGAGACAGGTACTATCCTTCTCTGAGGCAGGtactgtctgtctcctgtctctgagGCAGGTACTGTCTGTCTCTGAGGCAGGTACTGTCTGTCTCTGAGACAGGTACTGTCCTTCTCTGAGGCAGGTACTGTCCTTCTCTGAGGCAGGtactgtctgtctcctgtctctgagGCAGGtactgtctgtctcctgtctctgagACAGGTACTGTCTGTCTCTGAGGCAGGTACTGTCCGTCTCTGAGGCAGGTACTGTCCGTCTCTGAGGCAGGTACTGTCCGTCTCTGAGGCAGGTACTGTCTGTCTCTGAGGCAGGTACTGTCTGTCTCTGAGGCAGGTACTGTCCGTCTCTGAGGCAGGTACTGTCCGTCTCTGAGACAGGTACTGTCTGTCTCTGAGGCAGGTACTGTCCGTCTCTGAGGCAGGTACTGTCCGTCTCTGAGACAGGTACTGTCCGTCTCTGAGGCAGGTACTGTCTGTCTCTGAGGCAGGtactgtctgtctcctgtctctgagACAGGTACTGTCTGTCTCTGAGGCAGGTTCTTTCTGTCTCTGAGGCAGGTACTGTCCGTCTCTGAGGCAGGTACCAACTCTCTCTGGGGCAGATGCTGTCACATTGGGTGCAACCTGCACATTTCAGAAAGGTTTCAGGTTTCTAACCCAGGTCTGTGTTGGTATCTGGCAATTAGCACAAAACCACTTGGTCAAGGAGGGAATATCAGTCCAATAAGTTTTCCTGGAAGATGCGCATGTGTCATTGCAGGGAGATTGTGAGGATATGCTGCTGTCCTGGTGGAACAGGCTGCCAAGACTCACGCAGAAAGCTTGGTAAATTGGACAAAATACGAAAGGCCAAAGCTCAGCACAATAGGAGGAAAGACAAGTGGAAAAGTCCTGTGACTGAAACTTGCAGCTTACAAGCAACTGTGATGCTTAAACCAGTGCAACATTCTATCATTATCAGATAAAAATATAGCAGTGAGCTCACtcgttcctttgcctccgttctCTCTCAGCTACTTTTGTAAAGAAAGTACTTTAAAAACAGCTGCAATATAATTACTGTACCTCCTTGCACTCACGTTGCTTTCATTCAACCATGCGGATATGCTACATTCACATTTTCCAATTGCTGCCCAGCCACTGACATTTGTGACTGAAACACGACAGTGTCTGACCACAATTTATGGCCTTGCTGGtgccctgccaatttcaatcattcacagggtgtggaccTCATTGGAATAGCTAGCACCTATTGTCTTTAGACAAGTGGCTTCCTAAGTAATTTCAGatgatcaaccacattgctgtatatataccagaccaggtaaggacagcagcagGCCTCCTTTCCTAAAGAACGTTAGATAACTAATTGAGTTTTCAACAACAATCTGGTAATTTCATGTTCACttttactgagactagatttttATCCCAGATTTTATTtacttaatttaatttaaattccccagctgctgtgcgggatttgaactcatatctctgGATCTTTAGTTCAGGCCTCAGAATTACAAATCCAATAACATAACCTCCATTCTGCTACCATTCCCTGGGTACTGGGCCTCTCTCCTGGTGTTCTGCCCTGTGAGACTGGGCCCCTTCCCTGGTGttctgccctgtgggactgggcccctTCCCTGGTGttctgccctgtgggactgggcccctCCCCTGGTGTTCTGCCCTGTGAGACTGGGCAATCAGATTGTGTCACCTTTCAGTTTAAGATGTTGATTTTCATGCTAAATACTCTGTTTTTGCCCAGAGTTGTGGTCCAGGGAGCAGATGAGTGGAGAGGGAGATCTGTTCAGAGGTAAGGAATCTCCTTTCAATTATTTTTCAGGATCTTGCTGTTGTGTCTTTAATGATGCAATTGTGAATCAGGCAGTATCTGCAGGAGTGTACgtggatacacagcatgcaaggATACAATTAGTGTCACTACAGATGTCCAAACCGAGTATGGTGTCACTCACTTTAGGATTAGAGGTTTCTGTTAGTAGGAATGGGGCAGGTTCTGCTCCCTGGGGGTGTTGCTGTGTTGAGTTGCTCCAATTTCTCTCTCAGATCAGTCTCCCTCCACTCTACAGATGCTGGGAAATGAGAACAAAGGAACAAGAAGAGGCCATCCTGAAGCCTGTTCCgctattcattgagatcatgactCGTCTGAATCCAAAATCTATCTACCTGCCTCGTGCAGGATTGGGGTCAGACGCTCTCTTCCAGGTGAAGCTGGTTCTCACTATCGAGGGGGCCGTCTTCTCCATTAGAATGTCTGTTACAGACTTATCTTCCAGCCACAAAGTTCGATTGAAGCCATGGCTGGGCCTTTCGGATACAGATAGATCCCAGATAGCCTTCCAATGGGAATGGGTTAGAATTGGAGATTGACCTTCCTCGAGCTGCTCTCTGGTCCTGCCTGGTGTCTGCATCCAGCCGTGTGATCCAACCCATAGTGTATATGCTGCAGGCAGACCTCACATTCTGCTTTAATCATTGTAGTGGGCTACTCAATCTTAttcaaataaaatattttttctgtttttgtgtagcAGAGACCAGAGGCATCAGAAGACAGTCCCTGGAGGCTGCGGAATTCCTCAGTATGGCACTGAGCTCTTCCACTGTGTTCTGAGTCTTTTGCTTTTAGTAACATGATATGTTAAACACTGAACATGTACCTGTCCCTGTAAGTTTCTTTCTGCATgtctttctgtgcctgtgtgtgtgaactgaGGTACAGGAGGGATGAGCTCTGAGGAACTGAATAGTCTTTTCCTGGTGTGGATCTTGTCTCCTTCCTGTGCATCCATTCTTGTTTGAAGCTGAGTCCAGTCAGGCAGCTGTCTGAAGGTTCCTGGGCAATGCCGTGGTTTGAACGTAGATTTCCTGTCAGATTCTGACGCTCTACAGCTCGCTCTGCTGGTTATAGGATGGTGCTCAACCCCAACACTGTAACAATcagaatagttttttttaaacagggccTTTGGTTTTGTTTCACTCAGCtcctttttattttgtttctgcTTCTTTGCCCAGCTGCAGCCAGGGGGAGCAGCCTCCAGTCTGCTGCCAATTGCCCCCTAACTGGTTCCTGGGATCACCCTGGGGTGCTCATCCCTTCTAATCTCACACCCAcctcccttccaccctcccccaccaccctgacaCTTCCTTCTTACCACAAAAATGAAAGGAAGACAAATATTTCTATTGTGCTTTTCATAGTCACAGGTTatcccaaagttctttacagccactgaagtacttttggaaGCTTAATCAATGTTGCAATAAAATAAATGCACAATCAAAttgcacacagtaaacacccacaaacagtaatatggTATTAACTaggtaatttgtttttgtgaagttggttgagggataaatattgaacagAACACAGGGAGAAGAGTGTCTTGGAATTTTTTTACATTAACCTGAATGGATAGACagggctaaaagcaaaatactgcagatgctggaaatctgaaacaaaaacaaaaatagctggaaaaactcagcaggtctgacagcatctgtggagaggaacacagtta
This genomic window from Carcharodon carcharias isolate sCarCar2 chromosome 25, sCarCar2.pri, whole genome shotgun sequence contains:
- the LOC121269691 gene encoding hepatocyte cell adhesion molecule yields the protein MLPSRIYLTSFITLLLGQLQGAFARTIPVTGFLHRPICLAVENKIELSSVQTIKWQRSNQLIVLYQNNETDTPVIIFRKYKERVTYIAENNSLLIHQVNLQDEGHYKITTILKTGMEAETFINLTVLVPVSGLSITVQTDDLPHPTLTMNCTATNGSNPHFSWLKDNKTLLVDLRVQLSTENRSLGITNLTSSDCGTYICIVQNSINRVQAQQLITSEHFQECLHLQRRVLVIAVAVLSVIGFMMVFLAIKNYKERQWELWSREQMSGEGDLFREDEIQNEHSQTNRSGSGDGSRSGLYSYLHFIPSSENQEDEDPSKYCNIGPPTVNPA